A window from Theropithecus gelada isolate Dixy chromosome 1, Tgel_1.0, whole genome shotgun sequence encodes these proteins:
- the LOC112618590 gene encoding LOW QUALITY PROTEIN: olfactory receptor 6P1-like (The sequence of the model RefSeq protein was modified relative to this genomic sequence to represent the inferred CDS: inserted 2 bases in 2 codons), with the protein MRNLSGGHVEEFVLXGFPTAPPLQLLHFVPFFFFFCAIYLLTLLENALIVFTIWLSQSFHXPLYFFLGHLSFLELWYINVTIPQLLAAFLSQDSRVSYVGCMTQLYFFIALACTECVLLAVTAYDRYLAICGPLHYPSLMPSSLATHLAAASWGSGFFSSMMKRLFISQLSYCGPNIINHFVCDISPLLNLTCSDKEQTELVDFLLALVMILLPLLAVVSSYAAIIAAILRVPTSRGRCKAFSTCVTHLAVVVIYYPSTLFTYARPRAMYTFNHNTTISVLYTIIVPSLNPVIYCLRNKEVKDAFRKTVMGRCHYPRDVPD; encoded by the exons ATGAGAAATTTGAGTGGAGGCCACGTTGAGGAGTTTGTCT GGGGATTCCCTACCGCTCCACCCCTCCAGCTGCTccactttgttcctttttttttttttttttgtgcaattTACCTTCTGACATTGTTGGAGAATGCACTCATTGTCTTCACAATATGGCTCAGTCAAAGCTTTC TGCCCCTGTACTTTTTCCTTGGTCATCTCTCTTTCCTGGAGCTATGGTACATCAATGTTACCATTCCTCAGCTTTTGGCAGCCTTTCTTAGCCAGGATAGTAGAGTCTCCTATGTAGGTTGCATGACCCAACTCTACTTCTTTATTGCCTTAGCCTGTACTGAATGTGTGCTGTTGGCAGTTACGGCCTATGACCGCTACCTGGCCATCTGTGGACCCCTCCATTACCCTAGTCTCATGCCTTCCAGTCTGGCCACTCACCTTGCTGCTGCCTCTTGGGGCAGTGGCTTCTTCAGCTCCATGATGAAGCGTCTCTTTATTTCCCAATTGTCCTACTGTGGACCCAACATTATCAACCACTTTGTCTGTGATATTTCCCCACTACTCAACCTCACCTGCTCTGACAAGGAGCAAACAGAGCTAGTAGACTTCCTTCTGGCCCTGGTGATGATTCTCCTCCCTCTATTGGCTGTGGTTTCATCATATGCTGCCATCATTGCAGCCATCCTGAGGGTCCCTACTTCCAGGGGACGCTGCAAAGCCTTTTCCACTTGTGTCACTCATCTGGCAGTAGTTGTTATCTACTATCCCTCCACTCTCTTCACCTATGCACGGCCCCGGGCCATGTACACCTTCAACCACAACACGACTATCTCTGTGCTCTACACTATCATTGTACCATCCCTCAACCCAGTCATATACTGCCTGAGGAACAAGGAGGTGAAGGATGCCTTCAGGAAGACAGTGATGGGCAGATGTCACTATCCTAGGGATGTTCCAGACTGA